The proteins below are encoded in one region of Ferroplasma acidiphilum:
- a CDS encoding alkaline phosphatase family protein translates to MKPHIIIILMDTLRKDAFDKWLKEYNGKYKSIVENSFIFENARSPSSWTLPSHISLFTGLYPSEHGIHELYNKYRVLDVIKMSTEYKGKLLMDLAKENGYYTSGFSSNSILSYSGVPDHFNNFVHIQSKFFEPTGKFNLKAFLSREDMDKYLQIKP, encoded by the coding sequence ATGAAACCACATATAATAATAATTTTAATGGATACTTTGCGGAAAGATGCCTTTGATAAATGGTTAAAGGAATACAATGGAAAATACAAATCAATAGTTGAAAATTCATTTATATTTGAGAATGCAAGGTCTCCCTCTTCGTGGACTTTGCCTTCACACATTTCTTTATTTACAGGTTTGTACCCATCCGAACATGGAATACATGAATTATATAATAAGTACAGGGTACTGGATGTTATAAAGATGTCCACAGAATATAAGGGAAAGCTTTTAATGGATTTGGCTAAGGAAAATGGATATTATACATCTGGATTTTCATCAAATTCCATTCTTTCATATTCAGGTGTTCCTGACCATTTTAACAATTTTGTCCATATTCAATCGAAATTCTTTGAGCCAACAGGAAAGTTTAATCTAAAAGCGTTTTTATCCAGAGAGGATATGGATAAATATTTACAGATTAAACCTTAA
- a CDS encoding sulfatase-like hydrolase/transferase, producing the protein MILFRHGDPTYKGYKEILKSFADSTHFISPQFFFFNFMEMHDPYIKHVGDVNTKIEYAFGYKKLNNRTLNKMKEIYFTQAGKITSIFDAIISKLIDEKQLDNSIVIITSDHGQGFNEKGYVGHGIYNYDEISRIPLFIHIPSSLIKVNQYDKYTNTGLVNLFDFIKDIIANENVSLRKLKSEIVLCESYGIQGDIHLSPKYENRPDFNKIKKKIDIPRKTLFKGNIKLTLNADGTVEEFNGNRYDYRELTDYLSIFNVDKYFKIPENEETSQKYNNKNINGMKYL; encoded by the coding sequence ATGATACTGTTCAGGCACGGCGATCCAACATATAAAGGTTATAAAGAGATCCTGAAGAGCTTTGCAGATTCAACACATTTTATCTCTCCACAGTTTTTTTTCTTCAACTTTATGGAAATGCATGACCCATATATTAAGCATGTTGGTGATGTAAATACAAAAATCGAATACGCATTTGGCTATAAAAAATTAAACAATAGAACATTAAATAAAATGAAAGAGATATATTTTACCCAGGCAGGTAAAATAACATCCATATTTGATGCAATAATATCAAAATTAATTGATGAAAAACAGCTGGATAATTCAATTGTTATAATAACATCAGATCATGGGCAGGGTTTTAACGAAAAGGGATATGTAGGACATGGAATATATAATTATGACGAAATATCAAGAATACCTCTATTTATACATATCCCTTCAAGTCTAATAAAAGTAAACCAATATGATAAATATACAAACACAGGTTTGGTAAATTTATTTGATTTTATAAAAGATATAATAGCAAATGAGAATGTTTCACTAAGGAAGTTAAAATCTGAGATAGTGTTATGCGAATCATATGGTATTCAGGGTGATATACATCTATCCCCAAAGTATGAGAATAGACCGGATTTTAATAAAATTAAAAAAAAGATAGATATTCCACGCAAAACTCTGTTTAAAGGCAATATAAAATTAACTTTAAATGCAGATGGAACTGTGGAAGAATTCAACGGAAATAGATATGATTACAGAGAATTGACAGATTATTTATCAATTTTTAATGTGGATAAATACTTCAAAATCCCTGAAAATGAAGAGACAAGCCAGAAATATAATAATAAAAATATTAATGGAATGAAATATTTATAA
- a CDS encoding FkbM family methyltransferase, protein MNFYIESFKRYRKNYVNYFSVMYNLRKNKSIIKVKLRDGQIHNWSNWKVKMYNAITLKAHSNVNIDVNSNDDLIAGTIKFTYKKRPLVFSVDEWTDIIEVFIEEGYKFLDVENENVIDIGTNIGDSTIYFAVSNAKRVLGLEPYPHSYSIALKNLEQNDIGKEKVILLNAGYGEDGLIKVKMDVTNTHGTNLKSSNEGTEIRTISLKTLLKEYDYESPVLKMDCEGCEYNLLKEDNDTLKKFKRMQIEYHYGYEKLKEKLENCGFDVTFTKPVQIYNKDASNPNMVIGQIYAKLPNDS, encoded by the coding sequence ATGAATTTTTATATAGAGTCCTTCAAGAGATATAGAAAGAATTATGTAAACTATTTCAGTGTTATGTATAACTTAAGAAAAAATAAATCAATCATTAAGGTAAAATTAAGAGATGGGCAAATACATAACTGGAGTAACTGGAAAGTAAAAATGTACAACGCTATTACCTTAAAAGCACATTCTAATGTTAATATCGACGTCAATTCTAATGACGACTTGATTGCCGGAACCATTAAATTCACATATAAAAAAAGGCCATTGGTCTTCTCGGTAGATGAATGGACTGATATAATAGAAGTATTCATCGAAGAAGGTTATAAATTTTTGGATGTAGAAAATGAAAATGTTATTGATATTGGCACCAATATAGGTGATTCAACTATATATTTCGCGGTGAGTAATGCTAAGAGAGTTTTAGGACTGGAACCATATCCTCACTCTTATTCGATAGCATTAAAAAATCTTGAACAAAACGATATCGGAAAAGAAAAAGTTATTTTGTTGAACGCAGGGTATGGGGAAGATGGTTTGATTAAGGTTAAAATGGACGTAACCAATACTCACGGCACTAATTTAAAATCTTCCAATGAGGGAACGGAAATCAGGACAATATCTCTAAAGACACTATTAAAGGAGTATGATTATGAGAGTCCAGTTTTAAAGATGGATTGTGAAGGCTGTGAGTATAATTTACTTAAAGAGGATAATGATACATTAAAAAAATTTAAAAGAATGCAAATAGAGTATCACTATGGTTATGAAAAATTAAAGGAAAAACTTGAAAATTGTGGGTTTGATGTAACGTTCACAAAACCAGTACAGATTTATAACAAAGATGCAAGCAATCCAAATATGGTTATTGGTCAGATCTACGCAAAATTACCTAACGATTCCTAA
- a CDS encoding transposase, whose protein sequence is MEEWVKDVLQEEKRKRKIPLEVKRLNGNYYLYHSTTKYDKEKHGARKVSDYIGRITENGIVSNDNSRSVYEYGNSELIYSVSKDIIKLLKKYFPDTWESIYAMSVVRLISYTPMKSIKERWDKLYMSRYINAHVSPNTLTDLLIETGSDISSQYDLFNDLMHDSMKLAFDLSSIFSRSENINMAEKGHNHEHEYIPQINIAMVFDLDYYKPVFLKSLDGSVRDIKSLRKVLEEINFNGVLVMDRGFASYSLADEINNKFIMPLRRNNKIIDYNAIFKSSFMYRDRGILCTSYKYGKYYVYIFQDQLLMSEEANTFISLIADNKKSQDDYNSASKVFGKIAILSNIDDKPENIYLMYKQREEIEQSFDAMKNELENDKSYLSNDDSIRGYFFISFVSLYIYYSIFVLIRAAGLTDKLSVKDALLKYSRVYRIVHNSKEIISEVPASSERIDEQLGTNIFPKKLGS, encoded by the coding sequence ATGGAAGAATGGGTAAAGGATGTACTGCAAGAAGAAAAAAGGAAAAGGAAGATTCCACTTGAGGTGAAGAGGCTAAACGGCAATTATTATTTATACCATTCAACAACTAAATATGATAAGGAAAAGCATGGTGCAAGGAAAGTATCTGATTACATTGGAAGAATTACAGAGAATGGCATAGTAAGCAATGACAATTCCAGGTCTGTGTATGAATATGGAAATTCAGAATTAATATACTCTGTATCAAAGGATATAATAAAACTATTGAAGAAATACTTCCCGGATACATGGGAATCAATATATGCAATGTCAGTGGTAAGGCTAATAAGCTATACACCGATGAAAAGCATTAAGGAAAGATGGGATAAACTGTACATGTCCAGATATATCAATGCGCATGTATCGCCCAATACATTGACAGACCTTCTTATTGAAACAGGTTCAGATATCAGCAGCCAGTATGATCTATTCAATGATTTAATGCACGATTCCATGAAGCTTGCATTTGATCTATCATCAATATTCTCAAGGTCAGAGAATATAAATATGGCAGAGAAGGGGCATAACCATGAGCATGAGTATATACCACAGATAAATATTGCAATGGTATTTGACTTAGATTACTATAAGCCTGTTTTCCTTAAATCATTGGATGGTTCTGTAAGGGATATAAAATCTTTAAGGAAGGTACTGGAAGAGATTAATTTTAATGGAGTATTAGTAATGGACAGGGGGTTTGCATCATATTCCTTAGCGGATGAAATAAATAATAAATTCATAATGCCATTGAGGAGGAATAATAAGATTATTGATTATAATGCTATATTCAAGTCAAGCTTCATGTACAGGGACAGGGGAATACTTTGTACATCATATAAATATGGAAAATATTATGTATACATATTTCAGGACCAGCTGTTGATGTCAGAGGAGGCAAATACATTCATATCATTGATAGCTGACAATAAGAAGAGCCAGGATGATTATAATAGTGCATCTAAAGTATTCGGCAAGATTGCAATATTGTCAAATATAGATGACAAACCTGAAAATATATACCTAATGTATAAGCAGAGGGAAGAGATAGAACAGTCATTTGATGCTATGAAGAATGAATTGGAAAATGACAAGTCATACTTGAGCAATGATGATTCCATAAGGGGATATTTCTTTATTTCATTTGTATCATTATACATATATTACTCAATATTTGTGTTAATAAGGGCCGCAGGATTGACTGATAAATTATCTGTAAAGGATGCATTATTAAAATATTCAAGGGTTTACAGGATTGTACACAACAGTAAGGAAATTATTTCAGAGGTTCCTGCATCATCCGAAAGGATAGATGAACAATTAGGTACAAATATATTCCCTAAAAAGTTGGGGAGTTAA
- a CDS encoding IS110 family transposase, with the protein MNWSGGYMIYVGIALAKKKFDYCIIDSELSVIKRGILINNNNGFSEFLRIIKKYKNIKIGIESTGIYHVNLYTYLINNNCNIILLNPMETKLLKSSRIRKNKTDKIDAEAIAKYIIIRKNNIITMEKNTENTYTNLKE; encoded by the coding sequence ATGAACTGGTCTGGAGGTTATATGATATATGTTGGAATAGCTCTGGCCAAGAAAAAGTTTGATTACTGCATTATAGATAGTGAATTGAGTGTAATAAAAAGGGGAATATTAATAAATAACAACAATGGTTTCAGTGAATTTCTAAGAATAATAAAGAAATATAAAAATATAAAAATAGGTATAGAATCCACAGGGATATACCATGTTAACCTGTATACGTATCTAATAAACAATAATTGCAATATAATACTATTGAATCCAATGGAAACAAAGCTGTTGAAGAGTTCAAGGATAAGGAAGAATAAGACAGACAAGATAGATGCAGAAGCAATAGCAAAATATATTATAATACGTAAAAACAATATAATTACTATGGAAAAAAATACTGAAAATACTTACACAAATCTTAAGGAATAG
- a CDS encoding integrase core domain-containing protein, whose product MENDLESYEDAKELIEYAFNDYNNYRPHSSIGYLTPVEFEKQWNSSEEFRNKFLEERKKKKERGLKNRKINISRRNESVSILH is encoded by the coding sequence ATGGAGAATGACCTTGAAAGCTATGAAGATGCTAAGGAATTAATAGAATACGCATTCAATGATTACAATAATTACAGGCCACATTCTTCTATAGGCTATTTAACACCTGTAGAATTTGAAAAGCAATGGAACAGCAGTGAGGAATTCAGGAATAAGTTTCTGGAAGAGAGAAAGAAAAAGAAAGAAAGGGGATTGAAAAACAGGAAAATTAATATAAGCAGGAGGAATGAAAGTGTCTCAATATTACACTAA
- a CDS encoding transposase, with product MEKFTADEKVAIVMESFTSNNIAELCRRHGVSIASFYKWRDKFIESGKQGFYGSGGNNGYEKEIEKLKRLVGDQALVIDELKKNYRGKR from the coding sequence ATGGAGAAATTTACAGCAGATGAAAAGGTAGCAATAGTAATGGAATCATTTACATCAAATAATATAGCAGAGCTATGCAGGAGGCATGGAGTATCTATAGCCAGCTTCTATAAATGGAGGGATAAATTTATAGAATCGGGAAAACAGGGATTCTATGGTTCTGGAGGAAATAACGGGTATGAGAAGGAGATTGAGAAATTAAAGAGGCTGGTAGGTGACCAGGCTTTAGTTATAGACGAATTAAAAAAAAATTACAGAGGGAAGAGATAA
- a CDS encoding IS3 family transposase has protein sequence MEAVNNLRNKLSVSRLSKIAKIQRSYIYYNRKITAKHRKSRIPENTINKVLDISGNRVTYGHRRIWAVLRNEGININIKTVRRIIKSRNLQLPYAKHKNRTNKRNLTKPSALNQLWETDIHYVSTYNGMYYLMVVKDCFSKRWISYNFSRTCTANDCIRPIEEAYAIRYSNSNLSNLVLRTDNGTQYIAKSFKDTVRLLNIKREYIKKQTPEDNGDIKSFHNSLKTDYIWRMTLKAMKMLRN, from the coding sequence ATGGAAGCAGTAAATAACCTTAGGAATAAGCTATCAGTATCAAGGCTCTCTAAAATTGCTAAAATACAGAGATCATACATCTACTATAACAGGAAAATTACAGCAAAGCATAGGAAATCCAGGATACCTGAAAATACAATAAATAAGGTACTGGATATATCAGGAAATAGGGTGACATACGGGCACAGGAGAATATGGGCTGTATTAAGGAATGAAGGAATAAATATAAACATAAAAACAGTAAGGAGAATTATAAAATCTAGGAATTTACAATTACCATATGCAAAGCATAAGAACAGGACAAACAAAAGGAATTTAACAAAGCCTTCAGCTCTAAACCAGCTATGGGAAACAGATATACACTATGTAAGCACATATAATGGGATGTACTATTTAATGGTTGTAAAGGATTGCTTCTCCAAAAGATGGATCTCATATAATTTCTCAAGGACATGCACAGCTAATGACTGTATAAGGCCAATAGAAGAGGCATATGCAATAAGGTACAGTAATTCCAATCTTAGCAATCTGGTACTGAGGACAGACAATGGAACACAGTATATAGCTAAAAGCTTTAAAGATACTGTAAGGTTACTGAATATTAAACGTGAATACATTAAAAAGCAGACACCTGAGGACAATGGGGATATCAAATCATTCCACAATTCATTGAAAACTGATTATATATGGAGAATGACCTTGAAAGCTATGAAGATGCTAAGGAATTAA
- a CDS encoding phosphoadenosine phosphosulfate reductase family protein, whose protein sequence is MDYEYKKREEKYLSLDAKVNISKVVIDDAMDDFIRPAVLWSAGKDSTVVLDLVKTVARDRKMAIPPAILIDHGQHYDETYKMVKDISKEWGFKVIYARNDNFLSKVDNNRVNVDDLNEDNHEELRKINFDFSKKYIDYGLETLEGNHLLKTAPFNDVIRRYRFDSLYTGVRWDENEARSNEVFISERTDPDHVRVQPVITFREKDIWKYMFDNKLPIHPLYYKGYRSIDGKYDSTKTSDSPAWEQDLENTAERAGRAQDKENMMDQLRKFGYM, encoded by the coding sequence ATGGATTATGAATACAAAAAAAGGGAAGAAAAATATCTATCACTTGATGCAAAAGTAAATATATCTAAAGTTGTAATTGATGACGCTATGGATGACTTTATCCGTCCAGCAGTCTTATGGTCTGCTGGAAAAGATTCTACAGTTGTGCTGGATCTTGTAAAGACGGTAGCCAGAGATCGAAAAATGGCTATTCCACCGGCAATATTAATAGACCATGGCCAGCATTATGATGAAACCTACAAAATGGTTAAAGATATATCAAAAGAATGGGGCTTTAAGGTTATTTATGCCAGAAACGATAATTTTTTATCCAAAGTTGATAACAATAGAGTAAACGTTGATGACTTGAATGAAGATAACCATGAAGAATTAAGGAAAATTAATTTTGATTTCAGCAAAAAATATATAGATTATGGTTTGGAAACACTGGAAGGGAACCACCTCCTCAAAACGGCTCCGTTTAACGATGTTATACGTAGGTACAGATTTGACAGCCTTTATACAGGGGTAAGGTGGGATGAAAATGAAGCCAGGTCAAATGAAGTTTTTATCTCTGAGAGAACTGACCCTGACCATGTGAGGGTGCAGCCTGTTATAACTTTCAGGGAGAAAGACATATGGAAATATATGTTTGATAATAAATTGCCAATACATCCATTATACTACAAGGGCTACAGGTCAATAGATGGCAAATATGATTCCACCAAAACCAGCGACAGTCCTGCATGGGAACAGGATCTGGAAAATACGGCTGAAAGGGCTGGAAGGGCACAGGACAAAGAAAATATGATGGATCAACTTAGAAAGTTCGGGTATATGTAA
- a CDS encoding transposase has product MNNMPDWVLKHKGKGIEIRRFGDRYYAYESSSRYDKDLKRAKKVTGKYLGVVTPAGIIKKSDVSGISGDYEYGNIALLYGIAGKTILPVLKQVFPYMYERIIIYVILRDIQPLPMKSLRYLYEKTYLSRMYNESMSPGSISGMLSSLPQEGMVAVMRKLTEKGEYVLMDSTAIFSRSENISFLEPGHNSKEIHLPQINVMMLFSSTRTVPTFIRILPGSIRDVSAMANTIDIAGVERCVIVADKGFFSADNIKKLKRRHLSYIIPLRRNSSIIPESGDFLNVFMYNGKPVKYWKPENGVYVFEDPVLKSEEERDYLIRIHDNIRSKSSYYDHSGDFGKLYLLSDIIDEPERIYRLYKEREYVEYAFNVYKNDLEADRSYIRDDHMLSSYMFLNLLSLYLHFQVLNTIDGKYSVRDILLILSRIKIYSTGKTEMVSEIPKKAKELISKLGVDLDILRKK; this is encoded by the coding sequence ATGAATAATATGCCAGATTGGGTATTGAAACATAAGGGGAAGGGGATAGAGATAAGGAGGTTCGGTGACAGGTATTATGCATATGAATCATCAAGCAGGTATGATAAGGATCTAAAAAGGGCAAAGAAAGTGACAGGGAAATACCTTGGGGTTGTAACACCTGCTGGAATAATAAAGAAAAGCGATGTTTCAGGCATAAGTGGGGACTATGAATATGGAAATATTGCATTGTTGTATGGAATAGCAGGGAAGACAATACTCCCGGTACTGAAGCAGGTATTTCCATATATGTATGAGAGGATAATAATATATGTAATACTCAGGGATATACAGCCGCTACCAATGAAGTCCTTAAGGTATCTATATGAGAAAACATACCTTTCAAGAATGTATAATGAATCCATGTCTCCCGGGTCCATTTCAGGAATGCTGTCATCACTGCCACAGGAAGGCATGGTAGCAGTAATGAGAAAGCTCACAGAAAAGGGCGAGTATGTTTTAATGGATTCAACAGCAATATTCTCCAGGTCAGAGAACATATCATTCCTTGAGCCTGGCCATAATTCAAAGGAGATACACCTTCCACAGATCAATGTAATGATGCTGTTCTCATCAACAAGGACTGTACCCACATTCATAAGGATACTTCCAGGCTCAATAAGGGATGTATCAGCTATGGCAAATACAATAGACATAGCAGGCGTGGAAAGATGCGTTATAGTAGCAGATAAGGGCTTCTTCTCCGCAGACAATATTAAAAAGCTGAAGAGGAGGCATCTTAGCTACATCATACCATTGAGGAGGAATTCTTCCATTATACCGGAAAGCGGTGATTTCCTTAATGTTTTCATGTACAATGGAAAGCCTGTGAAGTACTGGAAGCCTGAGAATGGTGTATATGTATTCGAAGACCCTGTCCTGAAATCAGAGGAGGAGAGGGACTACCTCATAAGAATCCATGACAATATCAGGTCAAAATCATCATACTACGATCATTCCGGTGATTTTGGAAAGCTTTACCTTTTATCCGATATTATTGATGAACCGGAACGGATATACAGATTGTACAAAGAACGTGAATATGTTGAATACGCTTTCAATGTATACAAGAATGACCTTGAAGCAGATAGATCATATATCCGAGATGATCACATGCTTTCATCCTACATGTTTTTGAATTTACTCTCACTTTACCTGCATTTCCAGGTACTTAACACGATAGATGGAAAATACAGTGTGAGGGATATTCTACTCATTCTTTCCAGGATAAAAATATACAGTACAGGGAAAACTGAGATGGTAAGCGAAATACCGAAGAAGGCAAAGGAACTCATATCAAAATTAGGGGTAGACCTGGACATATTACGTAAAAAATGA